The following proteins are encoded in a genomic region of Salinicoccus sp. RF5:
- the kynU gene encoding kynureninase yields the protein MNQWLEKARRKDERDALAKYKEEFYLGDAVYYMDGNSLGLMSRRSEQSMLDVMADWKNHGIDGWTRGERPWFYMSERIGAMMADLVGAESQEVLATSSTTMNIHQTIRTLYRPTDERYRILVDDLNFPSDIYAVQSILEDYGYGDGMVKVPSDDGHLLATDRIIDMMDESIALILLPSVLYRSGQVLEMEKLTRKAHEKGIVIGFDLCHSIGSVPHQLKAWDVDFAVWCTYKHLNGGPGSVAGLYVNEKHHHHPVSLKGWFGNNKETQFDMKHTFDQATDISQYQVGTPHIFSMAPLLGALEMFDEAGIENIRQKSLELTDFMIGMIEDVLKDHDIDIVTPKSHDARGGHILIGHPQAAGINAALKSKGVIPDFRAPSYVRIAPVALYNSFEDVHHTVMILKEIMDDRLYEQFDNKRGVIA from the coding sequence ATGAATCAATGGCTGGAAAAGGCGCGCCGTAAGGATGAACGGGATGCACTGGCAAAGTACAAGGAGGAATTCTATCTGGGGGATGCTGTCTACTATATGGATGGGAATTCACTCGGATTGATGAGCAGGCGTTCGGAGCAGAGCATGCTTGATGTGATGGCGGACTGGAAGAATCACGGGATTGACGGCTGGACCCGAGGGGAGCGGCCATGGTTCTACATGAGTGAAAGGATCGGGGCGATGATGGCGGACCTTGTTGGAGCTGAAAGCCAGGAGGTTCTGGCAACCAGTTCCACGACGATGAATATCCATCAGACCATCCGGACCCTCTATCGTCCGACGGATGAACGGTATAGAATATTGGTCGACGACCTGAACTTTCCATCTGACATCTACGCGGTGCAGTCGATACTTGAAGACTACGGATACGGGGATGGCATGGTGAAGGTACCTTCTGACGATGGGCATCTGCTGGCCACCGACCGGATCATCGATATGATGGACGAGAGCATCGCATTGATACTGCTGCCCTCTGTACTCTACCGCAGCGGTCAAGTATTGGAGATGGAAAAGCTGACACGGAAAGCACATGAAAAAGGGATCGTCATCGGGTTCGACCTCTGCCACTCCATCGGTTCCGTCCCGCACCAGCTGAAAGCATGGGATGTGGATTTCGCTGTATGGTGTACATATAAGCATCTGAATGGCGGACCCGGGTCTGTGGCCGGGCTGTACGTGAATGAGAAACATCACCACCATCCGGTAAGCCTGAAGGGATGGTTCGGCAACAACAAGGAGACACAATTTGACATGAAGCACACTTTCGACCAGGCCACAGACATCAGCCAATACCAGGTAGGCACGCCGCATATATTTTCCATGGCGCCGCTTCTCGGTGCACTGGAAATGTTCGACGAAGCCGGAATCGAAAATATACGACAAAAGTCCCTCGAACTGACGGATTTCATGATCGGAATGATTGAAGACGTCCTCAAGGATCATGATATCGACATCGTTACGCCAAAGAGTCATGACGCCCGGGGCGGACACATACTGATCGGCCACCCGCAGGCAGCGGGCATCAATGCGGCACTGAAGTCGAAGGGTGTGATTCCCGATTTCAGGGCACCAAGCTACGTGAGGATTGCGCCGGTTGCGCTATACAATTCATTTGAAGATGTCCATCATACCGTGATGATCCTGAAGGAGATCATGGATGACCGGCTGTACGAACAATTTGATAACAAACGGGGGGTGATTGCATGA
- a CDS encoding cyclase family protein, translated as MMWQDITQTLDDRIAHWPEDTPFSYARTVTKAESGSVNIGKIEASTHIGTHIDAPFHFDDAGATVEALDINRYIGGATVIEVGEGEAITLEAIEPYRIEGTTLLLKTKQQTERTVFPESIPVLEKRAVEYMASCGIKLFGIDVTSVDAIDSKTLDIHHLLYERDIMILENAVLDEIEPGYYDFVALPLKIQGADGSPVRAALRYRGGFGDE; from the coding sequence ATGATGTGGCAGGACATTACACAGACGCTCGATGACAGGATCGCCCATTGGCCCGAGGATACGCCGTTCAGTTACGCACGCACGGTGACGAAGGCGGAGAGCGGGTCAGTCAATATAGGAAAGATTGAGGCGAGCACCCACATCGGGACCCACATTGATGCACCGTTCCATTTTGATGATGCAGGTGCGACGGTCGAGGCGCTGGATATCAACCGTTATATCGGCGGGGCAACCGTAATTGAAGTGGGCGAAGGGGAGGCCATCACCTTGGAGGCCATTGAACCCTACAGGATTGAAGGGACCACGCTGCTGCTCAAAACGAAACAGCAGACGGAGCGTACTGTCTTTCCCGAATCGATTCCGGTCCTTGAGAAGCGGGCGGTCGAGTACATGGCTTCCTGTGGCATCAAGCTCTTTGGCATTGACGTCACTTCGGTTGACGCAATCGATTCGAAGACGCTGGATATCCACCATCTGTTGTATGAACGGGATATCATGATTCTGGAGAATGCAGTATTGGATGAGATAGAGCCGGGGTATTATGACTTTGTGGCACTGCCATTGAAGATCCAGGGCGCCGATGGGTCACCTGTACGTGCAGCACTGCGGTATAGAGGGGGTTTCGGCGATGAGTGA